One part of the Helicobacter cetorum MIT 99-5656 genome encodes these proteins:
- a CDS encoding Ppx/GppA phosphatase family protein: MAKITTVIDIGSNSVRLAIFKKTSQFGFYLLFEAKSRVRISEGCYAFEGVLQEIPMQRTIKALCEFKQIALKYKSKKILCVATSAVRDAPNRLEFLARVKKACGLQIKVIDGQKEAFYGGIACANLLHKNSGITIDIGGGSTECALIEKGKIVELVSLDIGTIRIKELFLDKALNVKLARAFIQKEVSKLPFKHKNAFGVGGTIRALSKVLMKRFNYPIDSLHGYEIDVNKNLAFVEKIITLKEDKLRALGVNEERLDNIRSGALILLVVLEHLKTSLMISSGVGVREGVFLSDLLRHHYYKFPPNINPSLISLKDRFLPHEKHSQGVKKECVKLFEALLPLHNLDSKYLFHLKIAGELASMGKILNFYVAHKHSAYFILNALNYGFSHQDRAIICLLAQFSHKKIPKDNTIAHMSEIMPSLSTLQWLSFILSLAENLCVTNSHHLSYTLEKNKLIIHSNDELYLAKEMLPKLIKPIFFPIEFA, translated from the coding sequence GCCAAATCTAGGGTGCGAATTTCAGAGGGCTGTTATGCGTTTGAGGGGGTTTTACAAGAAATTCCTATGCAACGCACTATTAAGGCTCTGTGTGAGTTCAAACAAATCGCTCTCAAGTATAAAAGCAAGAAGATTTTATGTGTGGCTACAAGTGCTGTGCGTGATGCCCCTAATAGGTTAGAATTTTTAGCGAGAGTGAAAAAAGCTTGTGGTTTGCAAATTAAGGTCATTGATGGGCAAAAAGAGGCGTTTTATGGTGGGATTGCGTGTGCGAACTTATTGCATAAAAATTCAGGCATTACTATAGATATTGGAGGGGGTAGCACAGAATGCGCTCTAATAGAAAAGGGTAAGATTGTAGAATTAGTTTCATTAGATATTGGCACTATTCGTATTAAAGAATTGTTTTTGGATAAAGCCTTAAATGTTAAACTTGCTAGGGCGTTCATTCAAAAGGAAGTTTCAAAATTACCCTTTAAACATAAAAATGCCTTTGGTGTGGGCGGCACGATTAGGGCGTTGAGTAAGGTGTTGATGAAACGCTTTAATTATCCTATAGATTCTTTGCATGGCTATGAAATAGATGTGAATAAAAACTTAGCCTTCGTTGAAAAAATCATCACTCTCAAAGAAGATAAATTGCGAGCTTTAGGGGTGAATGAAGAGCGTTTGGATAATATTAGAAGTGGGGCATTGATTTTATTGGTCGTGTTAGAGCATTTAAAAACTTCTTTAATGATTAGTAGTGGGGTAGGAGTGAGAGAAGGCGTGTTTTTAAGCGATTTACTCCGCCACCACTATTATAAATTCCCCCCTAATATTAACCCATCTTTAATTTCTTTAAAAGATAGGTTTTTACCCCATGAAAAACACAGCCAAGGGGTGAAAAAAGAATGTGTCAAGTTGTTTGAAGCCTTATTGCCCTTACACAATTTAGATAGCAAGTATCTTTTCCATTTAAAGATTGCTGGCGAATTAGCTAGCATGGGTAAGATTTTAAATTTCTATGTAGCCCACAAGCATAGTGCATACTTTATTTTAAACGCTTTGAATTATGGGTTTAGCCACCAAGATAGAGCGATTATTTGTTTGCTCGCTCAATTTAGCCATAAAAAAATCCCTAAGGATAACACTATCGCTCATATGAGTGAAATCATGCCAAGCCTTTCTACTTTACAATGGCTGAGTTTTATCCTGTCCTTAGCGGAGAATTTGTGTGTTACAAACAGCCACCATTTAAGCTATACGCTAGAAAAAAACAAGCTTATCATTCACTCTAATGATGAGCTTTATTTAGCTAAAGAAATGCTTCCTAAACTCATTAAACCTATCTTTTTTCCTATAGAGTTTGCTTGA